The Methanobrevibacter sp. V74 genome includes the window CAATTTTAGAACTTTAGAATTGAATTTTATAAAATCGGGCAATTTAAGATAATAGTCTTCCAAACTCATAGTTACACCAAATATTAAGTAAAAATAGCTTCAGCATATGAAATTTATTGAATGATAAAATAAAACTTCAAACTATATTTTTAAATATATCAGATATATAAATTTATGGGCAAAATACTCTTTAAACTTATAATTAAAACAGATTACACCATATAATTAATTTTTTAAAGAAAAGAGCATGATAATAATAAGAACAAAAAAAATCCAATAGTTAAATATATAAATTATTTGCAAATAAAAAATTATAATATAAAAACAGTTATTATGTTTAAAGTGTATTTTAAGCTAAAAAATCATGTTATTAATACTTTTAAAGAAAATGACAACCTGAGAGAGAAGATGAAAAAAGTCATTTATGTTGCATTTAATTATAATCATGACACCGGAATTGCATCAAAAAGATTAAGAGGTGTTGCAAAATACCTGCCAACACTTGGCTGGCAACCTATTGTAATTGTACCTAGAACTTCAAATGAAACAGTGCAGATTGACAATGTTAGAGTTGTTGAAAGCGATTACCGAGACATGATTTCAAAATTTATGCCCATTTCCAATAAAAATAATGCCGGTAGAAAACGTGAAGTGAGTGGTAATGATCAGTCCAATAAATTCATGTCTAAAGCATTATCCCTTGCAGGAGAAATATTCGCATATCCAGACAGCATGAAATATTGGAAGAAACCTGCAACTGAAGTGGCATCTGAAATTATCGAAAATGAAAAAATAGATGCAATAATGTCAACCTCATCTCCCATGACCTCACATCTCATAGCTCATGATTTAAAAGAAAAATATGGCATTCCATGGGTAGCTGATTTAAGAGATTTATGGAATTTGAACCCCTATATTAATCACAACATTATTCGAAGGCAATTTGAAAAAAGATTAGAGATGAAAACATTTGAAAATGTTGATGTATTGACTACAACTACTGAATTAGCTAAACAGACATTGCAAAGAATCCATCCAAGCAAAAAGATTATTCCTGTCATTTCGGGTTTCGACCCAATAGATTTTGAAAGTGCAAAACAGACAGAACACAGCGAAAAATTAACTTTGATCTATGCCGGTTCCCTTTATAATGGAAAAAGAGACCCATCAATATTATTTGATGCGATAAATCAATTAATAAATGAAAACAGAATAGAAAAAGATAAAATTATTATTGATTTTTATGGAGATGAGACAAACCTTTTAGAACTTTCTCAAAAATACAATATTCAGGACAATGTTAATATTCATGGAAGAATAACTCAAAATGAAGTCCTGCAACACCAGATGAACTCGGATGTGTTATTGTTAATCTCCTGGATGAACGAATCGGAAAAAATGTTTATTCCAGGAAAAATCTATGATTGCATTGGATGTAAAAAGCCAGTTTTATCAATTGGATATGAAGAAGGATCCCTTAAAGAGTTAATTGAAAAAACAAATATTGGATATCATGTATCCGGCGTTAGTGAATGTAAAAAAGCTATTTATGATTATTATTCCAAATATTATAATAACGGATTAAAATATAGTGGAAATGAATTTGCAGAGGATTACTCTTTAAAAAATACTGCAAAGAACTTTTCAAAAATTCTTGAGGAAATTATATGAATCCATATGTTGAAATTTTGAGGCCGGGAAATGCAATTATGGGAGCAATTTCAATAGTTTTGATTGCGCTTATTGATAAAACTATCAGCATTCCCATAATACTTGCAATTATAACAGTATTTTTTGAAACCGCAGCGGGAAACGTTATCAATGATTGTTTTGATTATGATATTGATTTAATTAATAAACCTGAAAGACCTATTCCTTCAGGTAGAATTTCCTTAAGAAAAGGAAAAAATTATGCATATCTCTTATTTTTAGCAGGAACAATATGTGGATTTTTAATTAGTTATTTGACAAACAACTGGATTCCATTTATCATAGTTTTAATAGCTGATGTGATACTTTATTTATATGCTTATAAACTAAAAGCAACACCTTTAATTGGAAATTTAGCTGTAGGATTCATGACCGGGTTTGGATTTGTCTTCGGAGGATATACAATAAACAATCCAAGTATTGTGATGACTTCAATATTTTTAGGTTTCTTTGCTTTTGTAATGACAACTGCACGTGAAATTGTTAAAGATATTGAGGATATAGAAGGTGATAAAGCAGACGGAGCTAAGACATTACCAATATTAATCGGTGAAAAAGTTCCTGCACTTATTGCAACTATTTTAATAATCATTGACTCTGCATTATGTCCCATACTTTATTTCCACCACATTTTCGGAATTTATTATTTAGTAGTTATTGCAGTTGCAGTTTTAATGTTTCTTTACTGTGCAATGTCCATTATTAAATCACAGAACAGAAATACTGCAGCTAAAGTAGCCAAATATCTAAAAATTGGAATGTTGATTGCGTTTGTTGCATTTATCTTTGGATCATTTTAAATTAAAAACCATCTAATATTTATATAAAAATATTAAAAAAATAAAAGCAATGATACAAGATTTGGATATAAAACAAAAAGATAAATATTATTTATTATTTATCATAATTTTCACTACTGTTTTAGTTGCATACTATATTAAATTTAATATTAATCTCGGCATTTATTGTTCTGATGTTTATGTTTATTTACTAAATTCAATTTATTATACCGGAAAAAATATACATTCTACAAGCAATATTTATTTATCTCCAGTAATTTGTTTTATAACATCGATTTTCTTTAGAATGGGCTTTGTTGATAGAACTGTGATTTATATCGTAACCGGAGCTTTTGCAATATTGGGAAATATCGGTTTTTACTTGTTGTTAAAGAGATATTTTAATGAAACAATGAGTTTGACCGGAACAATAATTTATTCCGCATCTACACTTTACCTAACATGGTTGGCAAACGGCACTTTAGACATTCCTGCAAATACAATGACTATTTGGATTGTGTTATTTTCAATTATTGCTATTAAAAATAACCCTAAATGTTACAAATATCTATTTACCCTATTTGTTTTAGGAGTTTTCACAAGATATTCTGTAATGATAGTGTTGCCTGCAATAATGTTATACTATGTTTATGAAAAAGGATTTAAAATTGAGTCTGAAGATAAGAAATATATAATAAAAGGCATTGAAATCGCGGCAATACTGGGCGTTATTGTTCTTGCAATACTCCTAATAATGGGCAGTGGCCAATTTGGTGCTGGATATCAAATATCTTCAGGCATTACTGGACAGCAAGGATCTGAGCTCGATCCAGCATACAATGCAGATGAAAGCTATTATTTAATGAATTTGCCTAATTTCATATCTAATTCC containing:
- a CDS encoding glycosyltransferase, with product MKKVIYVAFNYNHDTGIASKRLRGVAKYLPTLGWQPIVIVPRTSNETVQIDNVRVVESDYRDMISKFMPISNKNNAGRKREVSGNDQSNKFMSKALSLAGEIFAYPDSMKYWKKPATEVASEIIENEKIDAIMSTSSPMTSHLIAHDLKEKYGIPWVADLRDLWNLNPYINHNIIRRQFEKRLEMKTFENVDVLTTTTELAKQTLQRIHPSKKIIPVISGFDPIDFESAKQTEHSEKLTLIYAGSLYNGKRDPSILFDAINQLINENRIEKDKIIIDFYGDETNLLELSQKYNIQDNVNIHGRITQNEVLQHQMNSDVLLLISWMNESEKMFIPGKIYDCIGCKKPVLSIGYEEGSLKELIEKTNIGYHVSGVSECKKAIYDYYSKYYNNGLKYSGNEFAEDYSLKNTAKNFSKILEEII
- a CDS encoding UbiA family prenyltransferase, which codes for MNPYVEILRPGNAIMGAISIVLIALIDKTISIPIILAIITVFFETAAGNVINDCFDYDIDLINKPERPIPSGRISLRKGKNYAYLLFLAGTICGFLISYLTNNWIPFIIVLIADVILYLYAYKLKATPLIGNLAVGFMTGFGFVFGGYTINNPSIVMTSIFLGFFAFVMTTAREIVKDIEDIEGDKADGAKTLPILIGEKVPALIATILIIIDSALCPILYFHHIFGIYYLVVIAVAVLMFLYCAMSIIKSQNRNTAAKVAKYLKIGMLIAFVAFIFGSF
- a CDS encoding glycosyltransferase family 39 protein, translated to MIQDLDIKQKDKYYLLFIIIFTTVLVAYYIKFNINLGIYCSDVYVYLLNSIYYTGKNIHSTSNIYLSPVICFITSIFFRMGFVDRTVIYIVTGAFAILGNIGFYLLLKRYFNETMSLTGTIIYSASTLYLTWLANGTLDIPANTMTIWIVLFSIIAIKNNPKCYKYLFTLFVLGVFTRYSVMIVLPAIMLYYVYEKGFKIESEDKKYIIKGIEIAAILGVIVLAILLIMGSGQFGAGYQISSGITGQQGSELDPAYNADESYYLMNLPNFISNSHTIIKGNPILENPTVLSWAIFAILLIGAGLWLYDNKRKLNKKDGIVITLIIITIATFSHISSFITILLSLLTLFLMGKDNENKTGYFMAGWILTNFIFYSYYSIKVNRYILPVFPPLIYFILMGITQIHNHLKINKSFIPIILIVLFIIQAFAFTSTFDVNDEFRHPEEMSKYIVDNDPHYDTVSIGAYNLRPYSWWLGENVVGIVNSNQTAIDESNVTYYISNKQLDKLNNYDEIKNMGNLYLYKKSV